In Spea bombifrons isolate aSpeBom1 chromosome 12, aSpeBom1.2.pri, whole genome shotgun sequence, the following proteins share a genomic window:
- the CTNNBIP1 gene encoding beta-catenin-interacting protein 1, whose amino-acid sequence MNREGPPGKSPEEMYIQQKVRVLLMLRKMGSNLTPSEEGFLRSYAGVVNSQLSQLPQHSIDQGAEDVVMAFSRSETEDRRQ is encoded by the exons ATGAACCGCGAGGGGCCCCCCGGGAAGAGTCCGGAAGAAATGTACATTCAGCAGAAAGTCCGAGTGCTGCTCATGCTTCGGAAGATGGGTTCCAAC CTCACCCCCAGCGAAGAGGGGTTCCTGCGGTCGTACGCGGGGGTGGTCAACAGCCAGCTCAGCCAATTGCCCCAGCACTCCATCGATCAGG GCGCCGAGGATGTGGTCATGGCATTTTCTCGATCGGAGACGGAGGACCGGAGGCAGTAA